The genomic interval AGCTTGCAAATCTTCAGCAGAAATATCTGGGCTCACTTCAAGTTTGCCACGCACTTTACCTTTAATCTGCACAACAGCCGTTACCGTATCTTGACCAACAAAACGTTGATCTGCAACTGGCCAATCAGCGCGAGACAAAGACTTCTCGTGCCCCAACTTGTTCCACAATTCTTCGCAAATATGAGGAGCAATTGGTGAAAGCATCAAAATCAATGGTTCAATAGCAGCACGAGGTACGCGCGCTAAAGAAGTCAAATGATTATTGAGCACAATGAGCTTGGAAATGGTCGTGTTTGGACGCATATTTTCCATTTCCTCAGTCACGTCCACAATCGTGTTGTTGAGCAGTTTAGCGGTCTTCTCATCGAGAGGATCTTCACTGACAATAATTTCGCCAGTATTTTCATCAATAACGTTACGCCACAAACGCTGCAGGAAGCGTTGAGAACCTACAACATTGCGTACATTCCATGGACGAGATTCGTCCAAAGGCCCCATACTCATCTCATACAAGCGGAAAGTGTCTGCCCCATACTCATCATACATATCGTCAGGGGTAATAATATTCTTCAGACTCTTACCCATCTTGCCGAATTCACGGTTAACGTTCTGACCTTTCCACAGGTACTCGGTTTGACCGTCATTTGCCACGACTTCTTCAACTTCAGCAGCTGGAACATACTGTCCACGATCATCTGTATATGCGTAAGCCTGAATATAACCCTGGTTGAACAGCTTATGGAATGGTTCAGGAGCGCTAACCACTCCCAAATCATAGAGAACCTTGTGCCAGAAGCGAGAGTAAAGCAAATGCAATACCGCGTGTTCTACGCCGCCCACATATAAGTCCACACCACCAGATGCACCGGTGGTGGCATTATGCTTGGCACCAAGCCAATAGTTAAATTCTTCTGGAGCCACCATAGCTTCAGAATTGTTTGGATCGGTATAACGCATATAATACCAACAAGAGCCAGCCCATTGAGGCATGGTATTGGTATCGCGACGGTATTCTTGTGGACCGTCACCCAAATCGAGAGTAACGTTCACCCAATCCTCATTACGGCTCAATGGTGCTTCTGGATCAGTATCGCTATCCATTGGATCGTATGTACGAGGAGAATAATCTGGAACATCTGGCAGATTAATTGGCAACATGCTATCTGGAACAGTATGTGCCACACCGTCTTTATCATACACAATTGGGAATGGCTCACCCCAGTAACGTTGACGGCTGAAGAGCCAATCACGTAAGCGGTACGATACTGTACCTTTACCTACGCCCTGCTGCTCTAGCCAAGCAGTAGCTGCAGCAGTTGCATCATCCACAGTCATACCGTTGAGATTAAGCTCTACTCCACCAATATGAGTATGGTCTACATGAGAATTAATAACATGACCATCGTGAGATGTATAAGCCTGCTTACCCTCATAATCAGCAACCAAACTTTCACCAGAATCAGCATCAGGTTCCACAGTATAAATGACAGGAAGCTCAAAAGCTGCCGCGAAATCAAAATCACGTTGATCTCCACCTGGCACAGCCATAATTGCGCCAGTACCGTAACCCATCAGCACATAGTCGGATACAAAAACAGGAATCTGAGCGCCCGTAATAGGATTAATTGCATACAGTCCAGAGAAGTAACCAGTTTTCGCACCATTATCTGCCACGCGATCCATAGCAGTTTTAGCCATGGCTTGACGGCGATATTCACGTACTGCCTCATCCAGACTGGTGTAGCCGCCACGCCACGATTCAGGAACATGCTCATCCCACTGGGCAGGAACATGCTCCAAGAGCGGATGGTCAACTGCTACAACAGCAAAAGTTGTACCGAAAAGTGTATCAGCGCGTGTGGTATACACTTCCATATCTTGAGCACCATCAGCTGTTGGCACTTCAAAATGCACAGAAGCACCATGAGATTCACCAATCCAATTGCGCTGCATTGCCTTAACTTTGTCAGGCCAATCAATGCCTTCCAAGTCTTCAATCAAACGATGACCGTACGCAGTAATGCGCATGAACCATTGAGAAAGTTCACGCTGAAATACTGGGAAGTTTCCACGTTCAGAACGACCTTCAGCAGTCACTTCTTCATTTGCTAATACCGTTCCCAATCCTGGGCACCAGTTCACAGGAGACTTCGAGATATAGGCTAAACGGAATTCATTGAGCACATCATCTTGCTGCTTAGGAGTCAAATCATCCCATGCAGTATTCTCAAAACCAGGAATAGCTTTTTCACCCGAGCGGAAAGCATCAGTGAGCTCAGAAATAGGTCGAGCACTACCCACTCCACCATCAGCACGCACATATTCATCGTCGTACCATGAGTTGAAAATACGCGTGAAAATCCACTGTGTCCAGTGCACATACTCAGGTTCAATCGTTGCAAACGAACGACGATTATCTAGACCCAAGCCCATGCGATGGAGCTGACGACGCATATTAGCAATATTTTCCTCAGTAGTAATACGAGGATGTTGCCCCGTCTGCACTGCAAACTGCTCAGCAGGCAGACCAAAAGCGTCATAGCCGAGAGCATGCAAAACATTCTCACCCTTCATGCGATGGTAGCGAGACACTACGTCTGTTGCAATATATCCCAGAGGATGACCCACATGTAATCCGCGACCTGATGGGTATGGGAACATATCCATAACAAAGAATGGCTTGCGGTCGCCAGCAAGCTGACCATCGCCATCAGTTAAATCACCGGAGACATTAGCAGCCCAGAAGGTGCCTTCTTTCTCCCACTTTTCCTGCCAATGCTCTTCAATTTTTTGGGCAAGAGCAGCATTATAGCGCCATGCAGGTTCAGACGTAGTGAACTCTTCCATTCATTAACTCGCTTTCAGAGTGCTTCAATGCTTATATCCGCTGTATACGTTCTATAAGTTCTAAGCCGTTTTTTGAGCAAAACTAATCAAATTATCGAGGCAAACATGGACTTTAGCGCGAATGCGCATACAGATTGTTTCACTTCGTGATAAAGATCTCTGCAGTTTCTTTTACAGTTTTCGCGATTATTTTTAGAAACAGCTGAGATACTACCCTACTGATTAACAGAAAGTACAGATAGCTGCGTTTGCCCGCTTTACTTTTGTGCGTTCTAGTTCGGCGCGGTACGCTTTACTTAAACCGATTAGACCGAGTAAACACCCAACCAGCAATACCTGCCAATGCCATAGAGAGCACCGTCATAATCCAGAAGCCGTATGGATGATTACTCAAAGGAATATCTGCGAAGTTCATGCCGTACATCGAGAAAATCATGGTTGGAATAGACATAACCAAGGAAATAATCGTGTAAATCTTCATCACGTTATTCACGTTATTCGACACGATTGTTCCGAACGCATCCGTCATGCCCTGCAAAACGGATTGGTAAATGCTTGCCATCTCAATAGCCTGCTTGTTTTCGGTAATAACGTCTTCCAACAAATCAGCATCGTCTTCATAGTAACGAAAACGCTGCAAACTGGTCAATTTTTCGAGCACCACTTCATTAGATTTCAACGAAGTCGTGAAGTATACCAACGACTTCGACAGCTCCATAAGCATGAGGATTTCACGATTTGCTGTGGAATGCTGCAGACGCATTTCGAGTTTATCGCTTTCACGATCGATAATGCGCAGATAACGCAAATACATGGATGCATTACGATATAAAACCTGCAGAATAAAGCGTGAGCGCATGAAAGTATTAAAACCGCGGATGGAGCCATCCATAAAAGGCTGAAGGAGCAAGGAATCTTCCATGCATACGGTAACAATCAACTCATCGGTAACGATAATTGCTAAAGGAATGGTTTCATACCAATCCTTACCGCCGCGCTCCTCCACAGTTGGAATATCTACGATGACCATGGTGTAGCCATCTTCTACGTCCACACGCGAGCGTTCCTCATCATCCAAAGGTGCTCGTAAATCAGCTAAATCAATTTTGCACTTCTCGGAAATCTCAGCCAATTCAGAATCTGTTGGTTTGCTCAGATTCACCCATGAACCACGTTCGGGGTTAGCTATTTGCTCGGTTTTTCCATTAATTGTGCTGAATACACGCATCATAACTACTCACCCCGCTTCACTGGCATACGCATGCTGATTTATTGCTTTCATCCGTGCGTTAAACATGGGCATGCGCATAATAAACGTTTGTTCTTTATTGTTTCCTATGCAATTCCTTGTTATGTACAACTTTAAGTTATATAAACAACTTTTTAAGTTTACACGCATAATAGATATTTTGCACGGGGAGTTTTTTAGCGACTGCGGCGAGCATGGCGGGTGAAGTGCGCTGCAGCGAGAGCGACGAGTGCAGTTGAAACAGCGAGCGTAGCGAATGAAGTTCGCCCGTATAACGCTATCTCTACAATAACACCTGTATTCCCATCTTCTTGTGCTGAGGAATGTGAGGCTTCTATTGCATTTTTACACCTTGGATTATATTGTCCAACACCAAACCATGAATTTAACTATTCGTCTTGTAATATTAATTGCGCTTCTTGCCGCATTATTATTCACGTCGCTGCGCTATATGCATAATAAATTAAAAACACGTTTGCGCGATGTAAGTATTGGCCTCGTTGTGCTTTTCGCTATTCTTTTAGGCGTTAATATTCAGGATTATTTGCAAAGCAATCGTGACGTTTCGCAGTCTCAAGTTTTAGTTCAGTTCTTTAAGAGTATTTCTATCGACGAGAATATTCCTGTTAAAGATATTGTGGTAAATTCAACCACTTTGCAAGACGGTATTATTGTTCGTTTCAAAGAAAAAGACTACACCGTACATCTCAATGATGATAATAATTCCTACACTTTAGAGCGCACTCATGTTATTAATCATGATGTTTATGTTGATGAGGTGAAACAATGATTGATTCTTATACTCTCATTGCTGTGAAATTTGCCATCGGTATTCTGGTGATGATTTTGCAGATTAATATTTTAGGAAAGTACGAATTTTCCGTTAATACTCCGCTGAACCAGATTCAAAATTATGTGCTCGGTGGCATTATTGGTGGCATTATTTACAACGATTCTATTTCTATTCTCACCTTTATTATTGTGCTGCTCATATGGTCTCTTGTGGTGCTTGTTGTTAAATTCCTCACGCATAATAAGTACATTAAATCTTTAGTTATTGGCAGCCCTGTTTTGCTCATTAAAAACGGCGAGGTGTACGTGGAAAATTGCGTGAAGGTTGGTTTAACGGGTGACCAGCTTATGCTGCATTTACGTACTGAAGGTATTATTTCCACGCGCGACGTAAAGATTGCCATTATGGAAACCAACGGCTCTTTAACCATTCTTGATAAAAACGCTAAGAACCCGAAGTTCCCTCTTATTAGCAATGGCAATATTAATTACGATGTTTTGGAACTGATTGATAAAGATGAGAACTGGCTGCTTGACCGCTTACACGATCAGGGAACAACTGATTTTAGAGATGCATTCCTTGCCGAATATATTGACGGACGGATTACGGTTGTTCCGTATCCGACCCGCGTGAGGAAAATGACTTTGTAAGACGATTGGATAAGTTAGTTAGGGGTAGCAGTTTCCTTTGAGGCTGCTACCCCTTGTCATTGCGGTTTATCCAAGAAACTATAAGTTATGCTTTTTGTTTCTTATTACGGCGCTTTGGTTGTTTATATGCTTCTGGATTTCTTTTCACTTTACGCCCACGTCGAATAATCATAATGATTATCGATGCGATAAGTACAAGCGTTACGATATCTGCTACCCAGAGAGATGTCTGCCAAGGACTTAATCCTTTGTAAACCTTCGACTGTGGCGTAATTCCATTCATAGCATTCGAGTTCACTGTGGCATAAGCAATGTTCTTCACAGCTCGACGCATCGCCCATCGAGCAGTAGCTGAATCGTAATCAACAGCACTATATCCTGGAATTTGAATCATATACATATCCGACCCTGCACGCATAGATAAATCGCGAGCGCTGCGATTAGTCTCCATGAACATATCTGTTACTACTGCTCCATCAAATCCCCATTCATTACGTAGAACATTTGTAAGCAGACTATATCGAGCAAAACCATTAATCGCTCCAATATTATTTTGAGCGGACATGATTGCAGTTGCAGAACGGATAGTCTTGGTTTTTGCAGCTCCTTTATCTGTGAGATATGGCAGTTCAGATCGAGCGGATTGGATAGCAATACGGAATGGTTGAAGGTATATTTCACGCACTGTTTGCTCGTTTGCCCATGTAGCCATATAGTTTGATCTATTTGTCTCTTGGTCATTAATAGCGAAGTGTTTGAGATAACTGATAATGCCTTTATTACCTGCTCCAGAAATCGCAGCTGCAGCAAGTTTACCGCTGAGTACAGCATCTTCAGAGAAATATTCATATACACGACCTCCAAAAGGAGAACGATGAATATTAATTGCAGGTGCATACCATCCTGTAAGTCCTTGATGAAGTGCTTCCTCACCAAAAGCCTCACCCATAGTAGTCATGAGTTCAGTATTGAAGGTAGATGCCATTACATTGGCAGACGCCCACGAACTAGAACCAGCTGTAGACCAGCCCATCGCACCATCCTTATCCACTGTCAGTGGTTTACCAAGTGAAGGTATAAATTCTGTCTGATATGCAGCCATATACAACAACTGCTGAATTTCTTTTTTATCTTTATTGAAATCAAGTTGATCCATGAGTTTATCCCATTTCGGATCATCATACGAAACTCCTCGTAAATCAATTAAAGATAAACCGTGTACTTGTCCAGAAACAGGTTGACTATTCGCATACACTTTACTCTTAGAGTTGTTACCTAAATCTGGATCATGTTCCACATCAAAATTCTTCCACTTCTTCAATGCAGCGATAACATCATCAGATGCTTCTGCTTCTCTATTTTCAGGAGCTGTAGGCTGTGTATTATGCCAATTTGCACGACTCAGTTGAGTAGTATGACGCTGCATATAATCGCTGAGATCTTGGAATTGATTATGCGCAGCCTTATACCCGTTCTTGTCTGCAGACTTATCAGTTACATGTCCGTGAGTGTCAAGAAGAGATTGTCCAGATTTATCAGAAGATGTTGGGTTATCTCCTTCAAACCACGTTGTGCTTTCTACAGTAATATGCGATGAATCGAGCATATCATGTGAGTTTTTCTTCAAGTCAATCACATAATCGCCTGCTTCTAAGAGATATGCACCTTTTGTTCCATCCGCATTTTCATGGACACGATCATATGACGATAAATCATCTACTGTAAATGTGAATGGTACAATCTCAGATTCTCCTGGCTGCAATAATCCAGTTTTAGAGAAATCAACAAGCTGTGTTGCTGCTTTTTCTACTCCATGTTCTCGGTCATAATCAGTGTACGGACTAGTTGCGTATAGTTGTACGACTTCTTTTCCGGCTACTGTTCCTGTATTCGTTACTTTCACTTGAACAGTAACGGTTTTGTCATTACTGTGCGAATCATACGTTACAGATTCCAATTCCTGATTAAAACTTGTATACGATAAACCGTATCCGAATGGGTAAGCAACAGCGCCAACCTGCGTACTAGATCCAAACGCATCACGCGTTCCGTATACAAAATCGGAATCTTCTTTATCTGCAGTCTCATAATATTTGTAGCCTACATAGATTCCTTCCTCATACTCAACAAAAGGCCACGGCTGCTGGGCACCCTGTGTAATCAAAGTAGTGTCTTCATAGTTAACATTTGAATATCCATATTGTCCGAAGTTCGCATATGTGGGATCCTGCGTAAAATCTGTAGCATAGATATCGGTTAAACGTCCTGAAGGATTAACACGACCACTCAAAATTTTACCTAAAGATGCAAAACCACGAGCACCAGCAATGCCCATCCATACAAGTGCATTCACCTCATAATCACCGGTCATCAACTCAGATATTTCCATAGGATTAGATGTATTTAAAACAACAGTTACCGATGCATGATGCTTTTTCGCAGTGGAAATCATATCTTTTTCTGCTTGAGATAAGGCAAGGTAATGAGGCGTTCCATCTTCATACGCATATTGACGTTTATCAGCACCTTCAGAACCATTACGCATGATAAACACAACAGCTGCAGAATTAGAAGCAACTGACTTCGTAGCCTTTTCATAAATATCCGAAGTATATTCGTAGATACGCGCGCTCTTACCAGCATCATTTTTAGCTTGTAAAGATCCTTTATCATAATCAAGCGCTGGACTATCTTTATCTGCGTCTGGATACGATGCTTTCTGCTTCGAGATGAATTCAGATACAGATTTATCTACCTTAAAATACTTTGACAAACCCTGTTCTACAGTTACGTTATCCGTACTTGTTGTAGCTGCAGCACCAGTACCAGAATAGGCGGGATGGAGATATCCATATCCATATGGAGTGACTGTTGATTTCTCCTTCAGAGGTAGCGCTCCATCGTTTTTGAGTAAAACAATACCTTCATCGCTTACTTGCTCAGCAATATCTAAACTATGCTGGACTGCTTGAGTATTTGAATCGTATTTTGTCTTATAGTATTGTGCATCCCAGTTTTCACTTCCTTTTACTCTTTTAACAACAGTTTTCCCAGCCCCTAAAAAGCTGTCAAGCATAGGAGCAAATTGAAGCGCAAAAGCATTAATAATAATTGTGAGCACTGCAATAATCGATATGCACACAATCCACCATGCCTTAAAAGCTCTATGCGACATTTTCTTCTTCATAGTCGTATTCTTCATACGATTTCTCTTGAGCATAATCTCTCCTTCGAAATTACGCTATTAATATAGCGTAATTCCACGCTACGTGCGTATGAAGGAATATAGTCATGTGCTCGCACGAACTGTTTGTACAATCGCACGAATAGACAATACACGTGTTTTGAGTTGATTAAGAATTACGAGGCACAATAATCGTAACGGTATAGGCTCCGTTATCTGTGGAGATATTTATCTCCCCACCCATATTATGAACTTGTCGCATTGCTGATTTTGTGCCGTATCCATGCAATGACGCATCACCTTGCGTGCGCTTGGTAGATACTGGGATACCATCCTCAAAAATAACTTCTGTATTCAATGGGTTAGATATTTCTATGAGCACAAGCTGTCCTGATGAATGTACATTGACATCAACAAGTCCTGGTTTCTCTGCAGTCGCATACTTTTCAACATACTCTATAGCATTATCTACCAGGTTTCCCACGAGTGAATAGACGGTTCCAGAATTCATAAAACTCAATTGTGAACCATCTACGAGAGCTGTCAGAATAATATGACGACTTGAGCAATATAAAGATCGCTCAGTAAGTAACACATCTAAGGCTTCATTACCCGTGCGGAACATGGAATCGTAAGTATTCACTGCTTCCTGTGTTTGCTCTGTGCGCCGACTATCAGACAAAAATCGACGTAAATCATGTCCCACTTCATTGATGAGTTCAACATTTTCTTTAGCTAGTTCATAATGTCTTTCTTGAAGTGCGTCTATTCTTTGCATTACTTCTAAATCATAAATCAAACGATTATTTGTGGATGATTGCTGTAATGATGTAAGAGCAAAAACCGTTGCGATACCGTCATACGTATATAAAGCTATATGAGTAGTGCTATCTGCCTGTTGTATGTAAAAAAGATTTACAAAAATGAGGAGAAGTAAAAGCACTATACAAATTGCAATCCAAGCAGGTGCACGACGTATTTTATGCTCATCAAAACTAAAAGAACGTCCACATAAAAAATAACTAGTAAGAAAAACAAAACTATAGATTATAAAATAATAGATATCGTAAATACCAAAGTTCTCCGTTATGGCGGGCAGATGAGCAAGACGTGATACAACGGCATGCATGTCAAAAGCAATATGTTGAACACAGTAGCCACACGCCACAACAACAAGCGCTTTAATCCAAGTGATACCTGATACAAAACGAATACAAGTAATAATAAGAAGCGCTGTGCACAGATAATAAGCTGTTGCCGCGAGACTTGTAATCAGTGATGTGTTGTTAGTGTTATAAGCAAATATATAAAAAGGAGTAAGACTGTAGAGAAGGATAATACAAGGAAAAACCAGTAATCTCATTCTACGTTGTGACGAGAAAACCGCATTCCAATCATCTTTGCGAGTGAATAAAAGTGAAGCAATAATAAGTTCAATGAGAAAGAATGACAACCTCGGATTAATAATATTAAGCATGTGTAGCACCATGATATTGAGTTAAAGAAACCATAAAATTCTTTCTACGAGATCTGCTTATACCAATAGATGATTCCCCCACTTTTACTTGGTCGGTATAAACCGCCGTAACTTTCGCTAAATTCACAATAGTGTATCGATTAATTTGTTCAAAAGAGTGCAGTAATCCAACATTTTCCAAAGTTTGTAGCACTTCTTTTAAACTTGACCAGACCGTGATGTTAAAACCCTCGCAATGATATGTTACTTTATGCTTGACTACATCTATATATTCAATTTCTTCAGCATTCAGAACACGTATACCTTCCTCCACGTCTATAGGAATATAACGTGTTTGCATGTGTTGTATACGTTTAATAACCTTAGCCATTTTAAAGTTGAAAGCGTTCTGAGTAAATGGTTTAACGAGGTATCCCGTAGCATCTACATCATAACCCTCGGTTGCATACTGAGCCATTTTGGTAGTAAAAATCAAAACAACTTTAGTATCTATTGTCCGTAGCTTACGAGCGATATCTACACCATTTGTTCCGGGCATTTCAATATCGAGAAAAACTACATCTGTACCAGATTCATAATTCTCTAGTAAATCATCGCCATTCGTAAAACGTGTAATGGAGTAGTGAAGCGATACGGACTCTTTTGGCTGTTGAGCAAAAAATTCATGAATCATTGTCTGTGTTTGAGAAGCATCATAATCATCATCGTCAACAATAACAATATTCACTCAAGTCTCCTATTCTTCGCAACATCTCGTCTGCGAGGTGTACGTTTACTTATTGTAGCGAATAAGTAGGCTATTATGTTCTTCCTAGACAGAACCACTACGCTACTGTGGTTCTTCATCTTTTAAAGGATTCACCAGAGAAATTGTGAGTGGTGTGTTAGTCTTTACGCCCGAGCTTATGCATAAAGACTAAAGCTGAACGAGGGCTTAAAAAGACTCTCATTTTGTGACAGGTTTTACGCACGAGCACAAGCGTGAAAGATACAACATGCAAATGAGGAGAATGTTATATACTGTCACGCAGTATCTATGACAGCAAAACACAGATGTCAGCCTCACAGAGGAACTCATACAATCCCGCTCAAAGCTCAAGAACTACTTATCTGGCTCAAAACTACGCCTTTTATACAGAAACATACGTCTGAACAGACATCGCCAAGCGACTCGCAAACCTGGAATTTCAATGAAAAAGGTCTGTCCGGTGGAATGAATGGACAGACCTTCGTGGAGCTAACGGGATTCGAACCCGTGACCCCCTGCATGCCATGCAGATGCGCTACCAGCTGCGCCATAGCCCCAAAACCTTTTACACTATACACAAAGCCAGGTAAAAGTGCAAATGGTTGGTGTCATATATGTCATGTTAGAGTTGCGGATTATTCCAATCGCTCGTATAAGCAGCAACTGGACCGTGTGCGTAGTCAATCAAACGGTATCGTTCGCTACCATCTGGCATATCGAAAAGCATCAGACGTGTCCAAAAACCATTAGACATACTCACGAGGTCAGCGAAATCTGTATGGAAATCGCTCCACCCCATCAGCGTATTCACGGTCTGATTAATCCACGCGCCATGAGAAAACACGAAAAGTTCAGTATTGGAATCAACGCTATGCGCCCACTCATTAACTGCTTCAGCACCGCGCTTACCTACTGTATCTTTCGGTTCTGCCCCATGATTAAGCTCACCGTCACCGAAATTACGCCAGCTTTCAAAATCCTCAGGCCAGCGTTCTTTCATCTCAACAACAGGCATACCTTCAAGCTCACCAAAATTACGCTCTTGCACACGCTCATCCACGTGTACATCTAAGCCGAGCCCATCAGCAAAAGCATGTGCAGTTTCTTGAGCACGTCCCAAGGTAGATGCTACAACGAGCTGTTTGCGCTCTGGTTGAGGCTCAACATATAGCGAGCGTAAGTCTTCAGCTGTACGTTGAACTTGCCAACGTCCAATAGCATCCAGCGGAATATCAATCTGCCCTTGTAAACGATGCTCAGCATTGTATTGTGTACGACCGTGGCGTACAAGCGTAATAAAACGAGCGTGAGGCGCGTATCCCTGTGAACTTGCTGTAATATCGTTCAGCGCTGATTCTTTCGAAGATGAAACCATAAACTATCTATTCCGCATCGTCAATGTCTTCAGCACGCTCAGGTAACTGCAAATCAATGCGTGGGCACTGACTCCACAAACGTTCCAAATCATAGAAATCACGTGAATCTTGATCCATTACGTGCACCACAATATCGCCAAAGTCAAGCAGAACCCACTGGCCTTCTTCTACTCCCTCACGTTCACGTGGATTCATAGAAAGCTGCAGATGCATCTGCTTTTCTACTTCTTCAGCAATCGACAATACATGGCGAGGTGAGGAACCCGTGGCAATAAGAAAAATATCAGTTAAGCCTAAGGTTTCAGATACGTCAAAAGCAACAATATCTGCACCTTTCATCTCATCAGCACCGGCTGCAGCAATACGAGCTGCGTCAATTGATTCTTTAAAAGCTGTCACTCTTCGTTCCTTATTTTTCAATAACTTATATGTTCTTAAGTTTACTATTCAGTCTCTTTATTGCTCTTTATTGCTTTCCTCGTCACGTTCCCATTGTGGTTTCCAATTTTCAACCACATGCTGAGTATTTTCCGAGTAGACCATGGCATCAGCAGGCACATCATGACGCACCACAGAGCCTGAGCCTGTGGTCACGTTATCTCCCACAGTCACTGGAGCTACAAACATATTGCCAGCTCCTACATGCACGTGTGCTCCAATTTCCGTATGATGCTTATGCACGCCATCATAGTTTGCAGTAATCGTACCGCCGCCAATATTGGTATGATGCGCCACATGAGCATCGCCTACATAACTTAAATGTGGAACCTTTGTGCCTTCATCGATATGAGCATTCTTCATCTCAACGAAAGCACCTGCCTTCGTATGAGCTGCCAGCTCATTACCCGGACGCAAATAAGTCCATGGACCAATAGTAGCGTTCTCACCAATATGAGTTTTTTCTACACGTGAGCGTTCCACGCGTGCACCACATTCAATCACAGCATTAATCAGCGTGGTATCCGGGCCAATAACAGCTTCGGCTGCAACACGTGTAGATCCCTGAATATATGAGCCAGGCAGAATAACTGCATCAGCTTCAAGCTGAGCATCATCATCAATCCATGTGGTATCAGGATCGAGAATAGAAACCCCTTGACGCATCCAGTATTCGCAAATTTCCTGGTTATATGCTTTCGCTAATTTCGAGAGCTGCACACGATCATTGACGCCCTCAACGCGTAACGGATTATCCACAGTCACAATACCCACTGGACCCATATCGCGAGCATGAGATAAAGCATCAGTTATATAGAATTCGCCTTGTGCATTAGCAGAATTCAATTTTTCAATGGATTGAGCAAGAACTGCTGCATCGAAGGCATAAACAGAAGTATTGACCTCATGCACAGCCAGTTCTTTGTCGCTTCCATCTTTTTGCTCAACAATACGAATAAATCCGCCTGCAGAATCACGGATAATACGACCATATCCATATGGATTATCGAGATTACAG from Alloscardovia omnicolens carries:
- the glmU gene encoding bifunctional UDP-N-acetylglucosamine diphosphorylase/glucosamine-1-phosphate N-acetyltransferase GlmU; the protein is MSITAAIVLAAGEGTRMKSHTPKVLHSLAGKTFLQRVMSAVSATNPQSVAVVVRHQAEKVSEAALTYNSQAMIVHQDEIPGTGRAVQCAFQELSSLGHVQGTIVITAGDMPMLDGQTLTNLVSEHEASGNVATILSCNLDNPYGYGRIIRDSAGGFIRIVEQKDGSDKELAVHEVNTSVYAFDAAVLAQSIEKLNSANAQGEFYITDALSHARDMGPVGIVTVDNPLRVEGVNDRVQLSKLAKAYNQEICEYWMRQGVSILDPDTTWIDDDAQLEADAVILPGSYIQGSTRVAAEAVIGPDTTLINAVIECGARVERSRVEKTHIGENATIGPWTYLRPGNELAAHTKAGAFVEMKNAHIDEGTKVPHLSYVGDAHVAHHTNIGGGTITANYDGVHKHHTEIGAHVHVGAGNMFVAPVTVGDNVTTGSGSVVRHDVPADAMVYSENTQHVVENWKPQWERDEESNKEQ